From the genome of Scytonema hofmannii PCC 7110, one region includes:
- a CDS encoding phosphodiester glycosidase family protein, protein MRKVLGFFGMLASVGILLLLVWDSAENSLLRRAIPTKISLAEENIRYERRILNQSEAHILFVPSQSEFVVTPVVSQNLETIEKIAQKNQAIATINGGFFDPNNQKTTSNIIIQGKLVANPRENERLVNNPNLKSYLNQIFNRTEFRRYGCNTALAENSKANSTVRYDIAFHNAPLPVGCQLVDALGGGPKLLPDLTLVQEGFVDADKSRDALGSTQLNARSAVGITRDGSIILVMISQKPKASLSGISLPALADFMKSLGAEKAMNLDGGSSASLYYDGKTFFGKVDLEGNSVKRPIKSVLLVRKTS, encoded by the coding sequence ATGAGAAAAGTTTTGGGGTTTTTCGGAATGCTAGCCAGTGTAGGTATATTACTGCTACTTGTTTGGGATTCCGCAGAAAATTCTCTTTTAAGACGTGCAATACCTACAAAAATATCTCTTGCAGAAGAAAATATAAGGTATGAAAGGCGCATTCTCAACCAGAGTGAAGCCCATATTTTATTTGTGCCTTCTCAGAGTGAATTTGTAGTCACACCCGTAGTATCACAAAACTTAGAAACTATCGAGAAAATTGCTCAGAAAAATCAAGCGATCGCTACCATTAACGGTGGTTTTTTCGATCCCAACAATCAAAAAACGACATCAAATATTATTATACAAGGTAAGCTAGTTGCCAATCCAAGAGAAAACGAACGCCTCGTAAACAATCCTAATTTAAAATCCTATCTCAATCAAATTTTTAACCGTACAGAATTTAGACGCTATGGGTGCAACACGGCTTTAGCTGAGAACTCTAAGGCAAATAGCACAGTCCGTTATGATATTGCTTTTCACAACGCTCCATTGCCTGTAGGTTGTCAGTTAGTTGATGCTTTAGGTGGTGGTCCCAAGCTATTACCTGACTTAACTTTGGTACAAGAGGGCTTTGTCGATGCAGACAAATCCCGCGATGCTTTGGGTAGTACTCAACTGAATGCTAGAAGTGCTGTGGGTATTACTCGTGACGGTAGCATTATTTTGGTCATGATTTCTCAAAAGCCAAAAGCTTCTCTGTCTGGAATATCGTTACCTGCACTTGCAGATTTTATGAAAAGTTTGGGTGCGGAAAAAGCGATGAATTTAGATGGTGGTAGTTCTGCTTCTCTGTATTATGATGGTAAAACTTTCTTTGGAAAAGTTGATTTAGAAGGGAATTCTGTAAAACGACCTATCAAGTCAGTTTTGCTGGTTCGGAAAACTTCTTAG